A single genomic interval of Oryctolagus cuniculus chromosome 19, mOryCun1.1, whole genome shotgun sequence harbors:
- the ORYCUNV1R1550 gene encoding vomeronasal 1 receptor oryCunV1R1550 (The RefSeq protein has 7 substitutions compared to this genomic sequence) produces the protein MSTPSVYVPVNKYLLSQTGFGISANTFLLLFHILRLLQDRRPKPTDLTTCHLAFVHIALLITVLFLFSPELFELLSFWNDFKRKALFYINRVMRGLSICTTCLLSIIQAITISPSTSRLAQFKYKSTHFIFYFFFFIWLICLSFSTSTLFHTVASSNGTQTNLMDLTKYCSFYPMSHGIRGLMFTLLTSRDIFLVGVMLLSSVYMVILLSRHQRRSLYLHNTNLSPRSSPEKRATQTILLLVSFFVVMYWVDFIISFSSLILWSYDSVILGVQCVVVHVYATVSPLVLISSDKRILSMLYNVPQKIF, from the coding sequence ATGAGCACACCTTCTGTTTATGTTCCTGTTAATAAATATCTTCTTTCTCAAACTGGCTTTGGAATCTCAGCCAACacctttcttctcctcttccaCATCCTCAGACTCCTACAGGATCGCAGACCTAAGCCCACTGACCTCACCACCTGTCACCTGGCCTTTGACCACATTGCATTGCTCATCACTGTGTTGTTTTTGTTCTCTCCAGAACTGTTTGAGTTGCTAAGTTTTTGGAATGACTTCAAGTGTAAGGCTTTGTTCTACACCAACAGAGTAATGAGGGGCCTCTCCATCTGCACCACCTGCCTCCTGAGCATCATCCAGGCCATCACCATCAGCCCCAGCACCTCCTGGTTGGCACAGTTTAAGTATAAATCCACACatttcatcttctatttcttcttcttcatatgGCTGATATGTTTGTCTTTCAGTACTAGCACACTCTTCCACACAGTGGCATCTTCCAATGGGACCCAGACCAATCTGATGGATCTCACGAAATACTGTTCATTTTACCCCATGAGCCACGGCATCAGGGGTTTAATGTTCACATTATTAACATCCAGGGACGTCTTCCTTGTAGGAGTCATGCTGCTCTCAAGTGTGTACATGGTGATTCTCTTGTCCAGGCATCAGAGGAGGTCCCTGCACCTTCACAGCACCAACCTCTCCCCAAGATCTTCCCCAGAGAAAAGGGCCACCCAGACTATCTTGCTGCTAGTGAGTTTCTTTGTGGTCATGTACTGGGTGGATTTCATCATCTCATTCTCCTCCCTGATACTGTGGTCATATGACTCAGTTATCTTGGGTGTTCAGTGTGTTGTGGTCCATGTCTATGCCACTGTCAGTCCATTAGTGCTTATCAGTTCTGATAAGAGGATACTCAGTATGTTGTACAATGTACCACAGAAAATCTTTTGA